The genomic segment ATCCGTTGGCGGCAGCAAAATTGATGTGTTTCACATGGATAACGGTGAAATGGTGATCGGTGAGGTGAAAAAGAGCTCAAAATACCGGGAGAGCGCCCGGATGCAGCTGGCATTTTATCTGAGTGAACTGGATCGGCAAGGCATAAAAGCTAAAGGCGAACTGCGTTTCCCCCAGGAAAAGCTGCGGGAAGAAGTGGTACTGGATACAGAAATGCGAGCCAGGCTGGAAAAAACGACTCAGGAAATCTTGCGCCTT from the Veillonellales bacterium genome contains:
- the cas4 gene encoding CRISPR-associated protein Cas4; translated protein: MGEQEVTVGGTLIWYYYICPREVWLISHQIQADQDNDNMMLGRFIDELSYLREKKQLSVGGSKIDVFHMDNGEMVIGEVKKSSKYRESARMQLAFYLSELDRQGIKAKGELRFPQEKLREEVVLDTEMRARLEKTTQEILRLVYLEKPLAPKKISFCRNCAYAEFCWS